One genomic segment of Streptococcus salivarius includes these proteins:
- a CDS encoding transglycosylase SLT domain-containing protein: MFKKSYKGRRIKLAAKKSLAVLVAIVTSFIVILAVSLSTLINKGLVNAFSDSVTPAPSTASTTSESTADLVKSTEISSSKENKANKEKVEESKPQSETTGESVESAEKSQSDTATISAASTNTDTTSTQILGTAPSVAATGSGSVVLSNGNTAGEVGSYAAAQMAAATGVPQSTWESIIARESNGDHTAANGSGASGLFQTMPGWGSTATVEDQIQSALNAYNAQGLSAWNY, from the coding sequence ATGTTTAAAAAAAGTTATAAGGGACGCCGTATCAAATTAGCAGCGAAGAAATCATTGGCGGTACTAGTGGCAATTGTAACAAGTTTTATTGTCATTTTGGCAGTATCACTGTCTACACTAATTAATAAAGGGTTGGTTAATGCATTTTCAGATTCTGTTACCCCAGCACCTTCAACAGCATCAACAACGTCAGAATCGACAGCAGATTTAGTTAAATCAACAGAAATTAGCTCAAGCAAAGAGAATAAAGCTAACAAAGAAAAGGTTGAAGAAAGTAAGCCTCAGTCAGAAACAACAGGAGAATCGGTAGAATCAGCTGAAAAGTCTCAGTCAGATACTGCCACTATAAGCGCTGCTTCAACGAATACTGATACTACGTCGACTCAAATACTTGGAACAGCTCCTTCGGTTGCTGCAACTGGTAGTGGGTCAGTTGTTCTCTCAAATGGGAACACTGCAGGAGAAGTTGGTTCTTATGCGGCGGCACAGATGGCAGCAGCTACTGGTGTTCCTCAGTCAACTTGGGAGTCAATTATTGCGCGTGAGTCAAATGGTGATCATACTGCAGCAAATGGTTCAGGTGCATCAGGTCTTTTTCAAACAATGCCTGGATGGGGCTCTACTGCAACAGTTGAGGATCAAATTCAATCAGCCTTGAATGCCTATAACGCACAAGGTTTGTCAGCTTGGAATTACTAA
- the mnmA gene encoding tRNA 2-thiouridine(34) synthase MnmA: MTDNSKTRVVVGMSGGVDSSVTALLLKEQGYDVIGVFMKNWDDTDEFGVCTATEDYKDVAAVADQIGIPYYSVNFEKEYWDRVFEYFLAEYRAGRTPNPDVMCNKEIKFKAFLDYAMTLGADYVATGHYAQVVRDEDGIVHMLRGADNNKDQTYFLSQLSQEQLQKTMFPLGHLQKPDVREIAERAGLATAKKKDSTGICFIGEKNFKEFLSQYLPAQKGRMMTVDGRDMGEHNGLMYYTIGQRGGMGIGGQKGGDNAPWFVVGKDLSKNILYVGQGFHHESLMSTSLDASMIHFTRDMPEEFEMECTAKFRYRQPDSKVTVKVKGDKAEVVFAEPQRAITPGQAVVFYDGQECLGGGIIDQAYKDGKVCQYI; this comes from the coding sequence ATGACTGATAATTCAAAAACACGTGTTGTTGTCGGTATGAGTGGTGGCGTTGATTCATCAGTAACAGCCTTACTTTTAAAAGAGCAAGGTTATGATGTAATCGGTGTTTTCATGAAAAACTGGGATGACACAGATGAATTTGGTGTGTGTACCGCAACCGAAGATTATAAAGATGTAGCAGCAGTAGCTGATCAGATTGGTATCCCCTATTACTCTGTCAACTTTGAAAAAGAGTACTGGGATCGTGTATTTGAGTATTTCTTAGCAGAGTACCGTGCAGGCCGTACCCCTAATCCAGACGTTATGTGTAATAAGGAAATCAAGTTTAAGGCTTTCTTAGATTATGCGATGACATTGGGAGCGGATTATGTGGCTACAGGACATTACGCTCAAGTTGTTCGCGATGAAGACGGCATTGTCCATATGTTGCGTGGTGCAGATAACAATAAAGATCAAACCTACTTCCTTAGTCAACTTTCGCAAGAGCAGTTGCAGAAAACGATGTTTCCTTTAGGACATCTACAAAAGCCAGATGTTCGTGAGATTGCTGAACGTGCAGGTCTTGCAACAGCCAAGAAAAAAGATTCAACAGGAATATGTTTTATTGGTGAGAAAAACTTTAAAGAGTTTCTTAGTCAATACTTGCCAGCTCAAAAAGGTCGTATGATGACTGTCGATGGTCGTGATATGGGTGAACACAACGGACTCATGTATTACACTATTGGTCAACGTGGTGGTATGGGTATTGGTGGCCAAAAAGGTGGCGATAATGCTCCTTGGTTTGTAGTAGGAAAAGATCTTTCTAAAAATATTCTTTACGTGGGTCAAGGTTTCCACCATGAGTCCTTGATGTCAACTTCTCTTGACGCTTCAATGATTCACTTTACTCGAGATATGCCAGAAGAATTTGAAATGGAATGCACAGCAAAATTCCGTTATCGTCAACCTGATAGTAAAGTTACTGTAAAGGTTAAGGGTGATAAAGCAGAGGTTGTTTTTGCTGAACCTCAGCGTGCTATTACACCAGGTCAAGCCGTTGTTTTCTATGATGGTCAGGAATGCTTGGGCGGCGGTATTATTGACCAAGCGTATAAAGACGGAAAAGTTTGTCAGTATATCTAA
- a CDS encoding MarC family protein, with product MSSQFFYAFMAFFAIMNPISNLPAYMALVADDSQKISRKIAFRSLLIAFVIVTVFIFSGDFIFKVFGITIISFRIAGGILVAVIGYHMINGNHSPSYKGMEQQAVNSDPMSIAISPLAMPLFAGPGTITTALSLANGGLQNQLITVVAFALLCVITYLLLRSAKQIAGFLGENLMKIITKMMGLLLFSIGIQMIIVSVQTLLKQ from the coding sequence ATGAGTTCTCAATTTTTTTATGCATTTATGGCATTTTTCGCTATAATGAACCCAATTTCAAATCTTCCTGCTTACATGGCTTTAGTAGCAGATGATAGTCAAAAAATTTCACGAAAAATTGCTTTTAGGAGTCTTTTGATTGCCTTTGTTATTGTAACTGTTTTTATCTTTTCAGGAGATTTCATTTTTAAAGTATTTGGAATTACAATTATTTCTTTCAGAATTGCTGGCGGAATATTAGTGGCTGTTATCGGTTATCATATGATTAATGGTAATCATTCACCCAGCTATAAAGGAATGGAGCAGCAAGCAGTAAATTCAGATCCAATGTCTATTGCTATTTCTCCTCTTGCAATGCCACTTTTTGCGGGACCAGGTACAATTACAACTGCTTTAAGTCTGGCTAATGGAGGTTTGCAGAATCAACTGATAACCGTAGTTGCTTTTGCTCTACTATGTGTCATCACTTATCTCCTGTTAAGAAGTGCAAAACAAATTGCAGGCTTCTTGGGAGAAAATTTGATGAAAATTATAACGAAAATGATGGGACTTTTACTATTCTCCATAGGTATACAGATGATTATTGTCAGTGTGCAGACCTTGCTCAAACAGTGA
- a CDS encoding NUDIX hydrolase, giving the protein MRQKDFRTKIDSTVFGVRATALIVKDNRLFVIEDEDGCYTIGGAIQVNETTGDAVVREVKEELGVTSKAGPLAFVVENRFEQTGVHYHNIEFHYLVDLLEEAPLVMQEDTKQLPCRWIALDDLHTVDLKPAFLKSALPDWDGKLRHIHLEK; this is encoded by the coding sequence ATGAGGCAAAAGGATTTTCGGACGAAAATAGATTCTACTGTTTTTGGTGTGAGAGCGACTGCTTTGATTGTAAAAGATAATCGCTTGTTTGTCATTGAAGATGAGGACGGCTGTTACACAATCGGAGGTGCTATTCAGGTCAATGAAACTACAGGAGATGCTGTAGTTCGGGAAGTCAAAGAGGAACTTGGTGTTACATCTAAAGCAGGTCCGCTAGCTTTCGTGGTTGAAAATCGTTTCGAACAAACTGGTGTTCACTATCACAACATCGAGTTCCACTACTTAGTAGACTTACTTGAGGAGGCACCTTTGGTCATGCAGGAAGATACAAAGCAATTACCTTGTCGTTGGATTGCTTTAGATGATTTACATACTGTTGACCTGAAACCGGCCTTTTTAAAATCAGCCCTACCAGACTGGGACGGAAAATTACGACACATCCATCTTGAGAAATAG